In Candidatus Effluviviaceae Genus I sp., a single genomic region encodes these proteins:
- a CDS encoding metallophosphoesterase codes for MQAYHGNGRRPRGSGSHRIPRKRRAAAPNPEAHITRPLKRHEASAAAGALLLALLPATASAPLHRAAVARVITDTADLLGGPRAEGQVGDILLSNEAVAFVIEAVDHPHNGCLSGGHVIDAGAAPLWLDELVQCATLLQAWPRQAVYDTVRILSDGSGGEAAVLAVGRDSGNANLTVRTVYSLRAGDGFTTVRTEIASGGAAVPGYRAGDAVAWGDVRRFLPGYGFDEMWTSSTTEWLGGKGTTTCYGYAVAAGLFPATHAGARSETTPLETDIPAGGSVSFTRFVIAAGPDLAAVSDEVHVVRGTATGVVAGRVTDETTGDPVSGALLDIGVTATAPYTQAVAGADGRYEATLPPASFTVKATADGYLESTARVTVAAGQSVETDFVLRSSAWVPSYGDTLTVIARPIMSVPVIRTPGSSFVIQALAPSDAAGWQASLTGHGPERPLSLAGAAYSADCERWTMTATVPSGVPAELYDLRLRASGGIDDTAAHAVAVRDSIGSSFYVVHITDTHFPTHRYWDQSGADTDTTEIDDLRALIEDINLMNPDFVIHTGDLVNEGELEDFLGRRYFTRAQRVLGELTVPLYMVPGNHDIGGWTDTPPPDGTARRAWWRFFGWRQLGDPPPGDLRRTQDYSFDHGGVHFTGLEAYDNYDGWRYPIYGSTSFTGGQLAWLADDLALAGAATPKVLFYHMDFAGQLNLHALGVDCALWGHVHRTSGSLAAPPYNLSLNAACDGRRAMRVVRFENGTVLPQPALAAGASGQRLRVDYDPANDGTAARVSATIVNEHPQAFEHGLVRFVVPADSVPYEAEGGALRQTVVEGATAVCSVGVPISASGIVTVSVRPGPRPEPPVTEIALHAASPNPAAAAATVRFALPEEADVVLEVFDLAGRKVATLLDGRAGPGPGQVAWDLTGPGGERAASGIYFVRLTVGATALTSKLAIVR; via the coding sequence GTGCAGGCGTATCATGGAAACGGCCGCAGGCCACGGGGTTCAGGTTCGCACCGGATCCCGAGGAAGCGCCGCGCGGCGGCACCCAACCCGGAGGCTCACATCACGCGCCCGCTCAAGCGTCATGAGGCGTCGGCAGCAGCCGGCGCGCTGCTTCTTGCCCTGCTTCCCGCCACCGCGTCGGCGCCTCTTCACCGAGCCGCGGTCGCCAGGGTCATCACCGATACCGCCGACCTGCTGGGCGGCCCCCGCGCCGAGGGACAGGTCGGCGACATCCTCCTCTCGAACGAGGCGGTCGCCTTCGTCATCGAGGCAGTGGACCACCCGCACAACGGCTGCCTGTCCGGTGGGCACGTGATCGACGCCGGCGCGGCGCCGCTCTGGCTCGACGAGCTCGTTCAGTGCGCGACGCTCCTTCAGGCGTGGCCGAGGCAGGCGGTGTACGACACGGTGCGCATCCTGAGCGACGGCTCAGGCGGCGAGGCGGCCGTGCTGGCCGTCGGGAGGGACTCCGGCAACGCGAACCTCACCGTGAGGACGGTCTACTCGCTGCGGGCGGGCGACGGCTTCACGACCGTGCGGACGGAGATCGCAAGCGGCGGGGCCGCCGTGCCCGGATACCGCGCGGGCGACGCCGTCGCCTGGGGCGACGTCAGGCGGTTCCTCCCGGGGTACGGGTTCGATGAGATGTGGACGTCGAGCACGACGGAGTGGCTGGGCGGGAAGGGAACGACCACCTGCTACGGGTACGCGGTGGCCGCCGGGCTCTTCCCCGCCACGCACGCCGGCGCGCGGTCGGAGACCACGCCGCTCGAGACCGACATCCCCGCCGGCGGGTCCGTCTCGTTCACGCGCTTCGTCATCGCCGCCGGGCCGGACCTCGCCGCCGTGAGCGACGAGGTGCACGTCGTCCGCGGGACGGCGACCGGCGTGGTCGCGGGCAGAGTCACGGACGAGACCACCGGGGACCCGGTCTCCGGCGCGCTGCTCGACATCGGCGTCACGGCGACCGCGCCGTACACGCAGGCCGTCGCCGGCGCGGACGGCCGGTACGAGGCGACGCTGCCCCCGGCGAGCTTCACGGTGAAGGCGACGGCCGACGGCTACCTGGAGAGCACGGCGCGCGTCACCGTCGCGGCCGGGCAGTCCGTGGAGACCGACTTCGTCCTACGATCCAGCGCGTGGGTGCCCTCGTACGGCGACACCCTCACGGTCATCGCGCGGCCGATCATGTCCGTGCCCGTCATCCGGACGCCGGGGTCGTCGTTCGTCATCCAGGCGCTGGCGCCGTCCGATGCTGCGGGCTGGCAGGCGAGTCTCACGGGCCACGGGCCCGAGCGCCCGTTGAGCCTCGCGGGCGCCGCGTACTCGGCGGACTGCGAGCGCTGGACGATGACGGCGACCGTGCCGTCCGGCGTCCCCGCCGAGCTCTACGACCTCAGGCTCCGGGCGTCCGGCGGCATCGACGACACGGCGGCGCACGCCGTGGCCGTCCGCGATTCCATCGGCAGCTCGTTCTACGTGGTCCACATCACCGACACGCACTTCCCCACCCACAGGTACTGGGACCAGTCCGGCGCCGACACGGACACGACCGAGATCGACGACCTCCGAGCCCTCATCGAGGACATCAACCTCATGAACCCCGACTTCGTCATCCACACGGGAGACCTCGTCAACGAGGGCGAGCTCGAGGACTTCCTCGGGCGGCGGTACTTCACGAGGGCGCAGCGCGTGCTCGGGGAGCTCACGGTGCCGCTCTACATGGTGCCGGGCAACCATGACATCGGCGGGTGGACCGACACGCCGCCGCCGGACGGCACGGCGCGGCGCGCGTGGTGGCGTTTCTTCGGGTGGCGGCAGCTGGGCGACCCGCCGCCGGGCGACCTGCGGCGCACGCAGGACTACTCGTTCGACCACGGCGGCGTGCACTTCACGGGGCTCGAGGCGTACGACAACTACGACGGCTGGCGCTACCCCATCTACGGCTCCACGAGCTTCACGGGCGGTCAGCTTGCCTGGCTCGCCGACGACCTCGCCCTCGCGGGCGCCGCGACGCCGAAGGTGCTCTTCTACCACATGGACTTCGCCGGCCAGCTGAACCTCCACGCGCTCGGCGTGGACTGCGCGCTGTGGGGGCACGTCCACCGGACGAGCGGGTCGCTCGCGGCGCCACCGTACAATCTCTCGCTCAACGCCGCCTGCGACGGGCGGCGCGCGATGCGCGTGGTGCGCTTCGAGAACGGGACCGTCCTGCCGCAGCCGGCGCTCGCCGCCGGCGCGAGCGGCCAGCGGCTCCGCGTCGACTACGATCCTGCGAACGACGGGACGGCGGCGCGCGTGTCGGCGACGATCGTCAACGAGCACCCGCAGGCGTTCGAGCACGGGCTCGTGAGGTTCGTGGTGCCGGCGGACTCGGTCCCCTACGAGGCGGAAGGCGGCGCGCTCCGGCAGACGGTCGTGGAGGGCGCGACGGCGGTCTGCTCCGTCGGCGTCCCCATCTCGGCCTCCGGCATCGTGACGGTGAGCGTCCGCCCCGGCCCGCGTCCCGAGCCGCCGGTGACGGAGATCGCGCTCCACGCGGCGAGCCCGAACCCGGCCGCGGCGGCCGCCACGGTGCGCTTCGCGCTGCCGGAGGAGGCGGACGTCGTTCTCGAGGTGTTCGACCTCGCGGGCAGGAAGGTCGCGACCCTCCTCGACGGGCGCGCCGGGCCCGGCCCCGGGCAGGTCGCGTGGGACCTCACGGGCCCCGGCGGCGAGCGCGCGGCGTCGGGCATCTACTTCGTGCGGTTGACCGTGGGCGCGACCGCGCTCACGAGCAAGCTCGCGATCGTCAGGTGA